The genomic DNA GATGCCGGCCGCCTGACACCGCGCGCGGTCCACGTCCCACGACTCGGGTAGGAACAGGTCGGCGTCCAACAGGGTACGAAAGGTGCCCTTGGTGACCCCCACGTGGACGGTCACGATCCCATTGTCGACCTTGCCCACACACCCCAGGTACTGCCGTTGGACGCCCGGAGTGTGATCCCCCCACTTCCGGCTGCTCGTCTCGTCGATCACCCCGACCGTTCCGACGGGATCGGTCGGGAGATCGGCCAGCGTATCGGCCACGAATCGGTGCAACCGCGTCCGGGCCTCGTCGTACGACCACACCGAGGTCGTCACGAACAACTGGAGGGTACGGACCGTCGTCCCGCTCGCCAACGCGATCGGTTCGATCGATTTCCGCGGCAGGTCGGATAACAGGCCCCGACAATACGTGTCGAAGTGGGCGGCCGTGCGGTCCTGCCGGAACACGTCCCGATACCGGCCCAGATACCGGGCGAACGCCGGGCCGACGCCCACGATTTCCTGCTCGGTCATGTGATTCCTCCTAAATCCTTCCCTCCCATCCTATTAAATTACTGCGCTGTACTGTTAAGGGCTAGATTGAGATGACAGTTTATGCGGGAGCCAGATGGCGAGAAGAGTGAGGGAGGCCGGCCGGGAGCAACTGAGGCGTTCCCCCGGCCGGTCTTCATCACAGTGTTTTGGCCCCGGCCGTCCTTCACCCCAGGCTGAGGACGACCGGGGGCCAAAACACTCGGTCACTGCGGACGCGTTACGTCCCGAGCGACGACGCTTGGCGTCCTGCAACCGGTAACTCTCCCCAGTCAACTCGACGATGTGGCACCGGTGCGTCAACCGATCCAACGCGGCTCCGGTCAGGCGTTCGTTCCCCAGCACCTCGGTCCCGTTCTCGAACGCCAGGTTCGTCGTCAGAATCACGCTCGACTGCTCGTACGCGGTCCCGATCACGTCGAACAGCAGTTCCACCCCGGCCTTGCTCGCTGGCACGTACCCGAATTCGTCCAGCACCAGCAGGTCGAGCGTCCCCAACAGCTGCCGCATCCGCAACAGGTGCCGCTCCTGATCGGCCTCGCGGAGGGTGGTGATCAACTCCGTGACCCGTCAGAACCGCACCCGCTTCCCTTGCGCGCACGCGGCCATCGCCCGCGCACTCGCCCGGTGCGTCTTCCCGGTCCCGCTCAGGCCGGCCAACGGGACGTTCTCCCGCTTGCCCAGGTAGTCGCCACGAGCCAGGTCGAGGATCAGCGGCTTGTTCACACTCGGGCGGGCCGCGAAGTCGAACTCGGCGAGCGTCTTCGGGGCCGGGAACCGGGCCGCCTTCAACCGCCGCTCGGCCGCCTTCCGCTCCCGCTCGATCAACTCCCACTCGCACACCTGGAGCAGGTACCCGAGATGATCGACGTTCGCCGCCGCGCTCCGGGCCGCGACCTTCTCGCACTCGGTCGCCACCGTCGGCAACGTCAGGGCCTTCAGGTGGTGCTTCAACAGGACCGTACGGGTCGTGGTCGGGGTGGTCATCGGGAGCCCTCCCCGACGAGCAACGCGCCGTACGCCGCCACGTCCGTGACCGCCACCCGGATGCCCGCCAGGTGCGGCCGCCCGTCGAGCGAGAACACCGGCACCGGGCGATCCGCCCGGATCACCCGAATGCTGTCCGGGTCGGTCACGCCGATCGCCAGCGCCGCGTCCACCGCGTCGGTCAGTGGGGCCACCGAGACGTGCTCCAACATTCGCAGCACCCGAATGAACCCGCGGGTGCCCGAGCCGTCCGCGGGGTCCGCCTCGAGTCGCCGCCGCAACACCCCGAAGCACTCGGGCAACGCCCAGTTCTCCAGCGGCCGGGCGAAGTCGAACTCGCCCGGCTTGCGCTCCAACAGCGCCAGGTCGTGGACCGGGTCGAACCGGTAGTGCTCCCGCTCCCAGCACCGCGGGTGGCGGGCGACCAACCGGTCCTCGAACACGACCCGCACCTCGCCCACCGTGCCGACCACGGTCCGCGTCCGGTGGGCGTACTTCGTGGGCACCGCATACGAGTTGGTGTCGAACCGGACCAGCGACAGGGAGTCTGCCGCGACCTCCGCCACCCGCCGCGGCTCGAACCCCTGCGTCGGGACCGGGCGCATCGCAGCCCGGTCCTCGACCAGGAGCGCCCCCACCGTCCCCGGCGTGCCGCGGGTCGTCCGCTCCTGATCCCGCCGGCACGCCGCCGCCAGGCGGGCGTTCAACTCGTCCAGACCGGCGACCTGCGGTACGGGCACCAGGAAGTTGGACCGGGCGTACTCGACCCGCCGCTCGACGTGCCCCTTCTCGTTCGGCCGCCGGCCCAGGCCGAAGTGACTGGCGAACAGGAAGGGACTCCTCAGGCGGGCGAACGCCCGGGTGACCACCCGGTCCCGACCCCCGACGATCTTCGCCACCGCCGTCTTCGTGTTGTCGTACGCGATCCGCCGAGGCACCCCGCCGAAGAACGCGAACGTCCGCACGTGCCCCTCGAGGAACACCTCGGTGCACTCCCGCGGGAACGCTTGGCAGTAGACGGCGTCCGAGTACGGTAAGCTCATCACGAACACCGCGACCTGGGTAGGGCATGCCGGCGACCACCGCCTCGGCGAACCCGAAGTCGACCTGGGCTTCGCCGGGCGGGTGGGTCAGCGGCAGGAACACTTCCTTCGCCCCGACCCGGAGCTCCCGGACCGCGTCCTTGACGGTCGTATACCCGCTGGTGAACGCGTGCTCGTCCCGCAACCGCTGCCAGATGCGGCGGACCGTGTGCTTCTGCTTCTTCGGGGCGGAGGTGTCGTCGGCCAGGATCTGTCGGATGACGGGCAGGACCGACTCGATCGTCGGCCGGCGTCGGGGGTGGTTTCGCCGGTACCCCGGCGGCTCCTCATGGGCGAGGATCTTCTTCGGGGTGGCCCAGTGGATCTCGTACGTGCGGCAGGCCTGACGCTTGCTGACCTCGCCGGTCAGGACGCGGCGGCGGATCTCGGCCCACCGTTCCATGTTGGCGAACACCTCGGAACCTCCGGGGAGTCGGGTTGATGGGACTCCCCCATCATCACCGCGGCCCGGACGGTTCGGTTGCGCGCCACACTTTTACTCCGCCGTTCCCACCTCCTCGCGCTACACTTTTACTCCGCCGTTAGCATCAGCGCCGGTCACAGGGCCACTACCAGTTCGTTTGGTATCCATTTGGTATCCATTTGGAAGCAATCTGGTAGATGTCTGGAGTGATGTATCTGTAAGGATAAGTCATCCAGAGTCAGGAGGTGTGCAATGATCAAAAAAGAAATCGCAATCGGTGATATATCCGAAAGTTCGTCCCAGCCCGAAGCACCTTTGGGCTCATTAACAGTACAGCGCGTATTTTACGTAACACGTTTGTGCCGCTGCTTCTTATGAGATCGGGTGGCTTGCTTGTTTCGCCGCTGGTGGTATTGAATTACGTCGCTGGTATGTTGGGTGGCCCCGGTTCCCCGTCGCCGCCGGAACAGGATCGCGCACCGGACGTTGAGCGCCCGGCACACCTGCTCCATCGTCACGTCTGGGTTTTTCCCCCCGGAGCCGCTCCGTGTGGGCGGCGACGAATCCGAGGACGACCACGGCCAGGGTCCGGTGCCGCATCAGCCCCGTGTAATCCCGCCCCTCGTCGTGCATCAGTCCGACTTCCTGTTTGGCGACCCGGAATAGATGCTCGACCGTCCACCGGCGGAAGGCGACGGCGAGAATCCGAGCCACCGGCTCGGCCGTGGCGTTCGTCAGGAAGTACTTGATCTCCCCGGTCGCGTCGTTGCGGGCGACCATCAGGGTGTGCTTGCGGTCGGCCACCCAGACGATGGCGGTGGCCACCCGCCAGACCGACGGGCGGGTCGTCTGGCGGGTCAACCGGTACACTCGCCCCCGCTCGGCGTGACCCCCGGTCAACCGCTCGTCGGCCCGCCGGGAGGGGCCCCCGGCCGCGTCCCGGACGGCGAAATTCGTCGGGATTTCACCCACGAACCGCTGTCCCATCACGCCCAACACGGTCAGGAGCGGGACGGCTGCCCCGTACCCTTCGTCGAACGTCAGCCCGTCGAACGTGATCCCGTTCGTGTTCGCCCGGAGGAGTTGGTCGAGGGCCAGCCGCCACTTCGGGTGGTGCCGGACGGTGTCCGGGATGCCGGCCGCCTGACACCGCGCGCGGTCCACGTCCCACGACTCGGGTAGGAACAGGTCGGCGTCCAACAGGGTGCGAAAGGTGCCCTTGGTGACCCCCACGTGGACGGTCACGATCCCATTGTCGACCTTGCCCACACACCCCAGGTACTGCCGTTGGACGCCCGGAGTGTGATCCCCCCACTTCCGGCTGCTCGTCTCGTCGATCACCCGACCGTTCCGACGGGATCGGTCGGGAGATCGGCCAGCGTATCGGCCACGAATCGGTGCAACCGCGTCCGGGCCTCGTCGTACGACCACACCGAGGTCGTCACGAACAACTGGAGGGTACGGACCGTCGTCCCGCTCGCCAACGCGATCGGTTCGATCGATTTCCGCGGCAGGTCGGATAACAGGCCCCGACAATACGTGTCGAAGTGGGCGGCCGTGCGGTCCTGCCGGAACACGTCCCGATACCGGCCCAGATACCGGGCGAACGCCGGGCCGACGCCCACGATTTCCTGCTCGGTCATGTGATTCCTCCTAAATCCTTCCCTCCCATCCTATTAAATTACTGCGCTGTACTGTTAGGAAGTTCATCCGCCGAACAGGGAGATCATCATGGAGCTAACGGTGGGGAACGAACGAGTGGCGTTCCGCCCCTGGCAGCCGACCGACGGGCAGGTCTTCCGCACTCCGTTCGCGTTCCACGCCGAAACAACCACGATTGACACGATGCGCCCGTGGGCAACCCCGGCCTACGTTCTCGGGGCCGGTTTCGACGGGAAGACAGGCCTCTTCGTCCCCCGGGACCGGCTACCGGCCTTCTGGGCCACCCATGCCGACGTGCCGATCGCTTGCCACGAAGCTCGGTTCCACCTGGCCGTGGTGGCCGCCGCCGTCCCATCTGTCGACGTATACGACCGGGTGGACCGGAACGCGGTGTACGACACGTGGCTGATGCACCGACTACTCGCCCTCGGGGCCAACGGCCACACGGCGGCCGGAGTGGGCGAGTCGACTTTGGATCGGTGTGTGGCAGAACACCTCGGGGAGACCCTCCCGAAGTCTCAGACGGACTCACAGGGTCGGGTGGTCCGCCTTTCGTTCGGCCGCTGGCTCCGCCGGCCGTCAGCCGATATCGAGCCGGTCTACCTCGATTGCCTGGCCCGGGTCACCGCCGCCACGTTTCTCCTCTTCGGCCGGCTGCGCGCCGGTCTCGAACGGCTCTTGGCCGAGTCCGGTGGGTCGTGGGGGTACGTGTCTCCCGACTGGCTCGCCGCGCAGGTCCAGCGGTGGGGGTGGCAAACCCACCACATCCAGGTCCGGGCCAGCATCGTGCTGCGCGCCGTCACGGCAAACGGACTGACGCTTGACCTGGACCGCCGTGACGAACTGACCGCCCGACTCCAGGCCGAGGCGACCCGCCTCCGCGAGGAACTCCGGCTCCACGGCTACCTGGCCGGGCAACCGGGGGCGGAAGCCGCACTCCAGTCGATTCTCCGCCGCCTCGAGCGGACGCTCCCGGGCGTCACGTTTCCGCGGACCGCGGGGGGCAAGTACGCCACCTCCCGGGAGGCCCTCGGGGAACAGGCCGCGCGGGTCCCGTTCCTGGTTACCCTGGCGTCGTATCAGGCGATCGAGAGTCTACTGGGTGGGTTCGTTAGCAGGGTGCGAAAGCGGGTCGTGCATCCGTCCTTCGACCCGCTCGTGAGGTCCGGCCGGACCTCGTCGTTCGGCGAATTAAACGCCCAGAACCTGCCCCGGGAGCACGGCGTCCGAGCGTGCATTGTGCCAAGCCCGGGTCATGTCTTCATTTCCGCCGACTATGCGACGATCGAGATGGCCACCCTGGCCCAGGCTCTCAAAAGCCAGTTCGGTCTCGACTCCGGACTAGCCCGGGCGCTGAACACGGGGCGGGATCCGCACCGCATGGTCGCCGCCCGAATGACGGGGAAGCCGGAGAGCGAGGTGACGAACGACGAGCGGCAGCGGGCCAAGCCGATCAACTTTGGCAAGCCGGGCGGGATGGGACTGGCCGCCGTCCGGCAGTGCGCGAAGGCGAGTTACGGCGTCGACCTGGACGACGGGGAGGCGCAGAAGCTGTCGGACGCCTGCGAGGACGAATTCCCCGAGCTGGGCGATTTTCTACGCCCCGAATCGGACGAAGGGGAGGCGGTTGCCCAGCTGTTCGGGCTGACCCCGGCGAGTCACCACGCCCACACGCGCTGTCGCCGGTTCCTCGATCACCCGGAGAACGCGAGTCGGGCCGACGACCCGCACTCTATCCTCGGGCGAATGTGCCTGAAGGTATTGAAGTCGGACTTACCCACGACCCGGGCGGGCGTCCCCTACCAGTCGACGGACGTCGACTACTTCTGGTCCCGGGTCAAAGGGGGTCTCGACCACTTACCGGACCAGGTCCGCCAAGCCGTCCGCGACCGGCGACCGTCGCCCGCCCTCCTCCGGGCGGTGCGGGAGGCGGCGGACCGAGCCCCGGTGTTTACCGTCACCGGGCGACTGCGGGCGGGAGCCTCGTTCCCGGCCCGCAGGAATACGGTTTTCCAGGGGTTGGCCGCCGACGGGGCGAAACTCGCCCTGTGGCTCCTGTGGCGGGCCGGCTTCCGGGTGGTCAACTTCGTCCACGACGAGGTCCTGATCGAGGTCCCCGCGAGCGAAGATTTGCTGGCGAAAGCCGAGCAGATCCGGGGGCTCATGATCGACGGCATGAGGCAGGTCGTGCCGGACATCCGGATCGCGGTCGAGTACGCGGCCTGTGACCGATGGTACAAGGGGGCCAAGGCCGTCCGGAGCCCCGACGAAAAGCGGCTCGAGTTGTGGACCCCGCCCGGGGCTTAATGGTTTGGCTCGACCACCGTCGACCGCGTCCCCGGCGTCGGGGGCCACAACGAAGCCTGTCCTGAAGTTGTTCTGAGAACGAGAGCCGGCCGGTTCTCGTCTGCCCAAGTGTCTTCCGTCAAGACCCTATCCGTCCCACGAACTGAGCGACCCCGATGAAGAAGCAGACCCGGCCCGGCACCCGACCTGAAGTGGAACAGCCTCATCGAAAGTCGGATGCGGCGACGCCAACCCACGTGGGTGACCCTGAGGTAGTACCGGACCTGAGCCCCGCCGTTCAGGCCGCGGGTGAGCGTCACGTAAGGGGCAGAAGCTGGTCTAATTCTTAGACCAAAACGCCGCCCACTGGTTATCCGAGCTACAAAACAGCGCGCGCAAGTGGCTCATCGCATCGGCGCCGTCCTCGCCCCAACGCATTCCCCCGCCCTTCATGCGTTCCCCGATGACCGTCTTGCAGGCACTCTCCACCGGACCACTGCCGATCTGCCAGCCCTGGGCCAAGTAGTGCGGGTAATCCATCCGATGGGTCTGATTCGTGAAGTACGTCACGACCTCCGCACGAACACTCGCCGCCCCGGCCCGGTCGGCGAGATCCAACGACCGGACCTTCTCTAGCACGGCGGATCCGCCGGAGGTCTTGAGTTCCTCGCACGTCGTCTCCCGCCATCGCCGGTCCGCGTCCGCGTCCCCGGATGCAGGACGCGGGACAGTTTGGCGACGTATTCGGCCACGTGGTAGAAGTCCAAGATGACGGCTTCCACACGGGGGAAATTCGCCCGCAGGAAGTCCTCCAACCCAATGCCCCCGTCGGACAACGCGACCCATCGATCGGCACCGCCCAGATTCACCTGGGAGGCTTGTCGCCGCAACGGCTCGGCCAACTCCGCGAGCGACCGCACCTGGGACACGTACCGGGCCTTCCACTCCGGTCGCTTGGCCGCCGTCGGATTCGCCCACCGTGGGCGTTCCTCGGGGACCGGGTTGTCAATCATCCCGATGTACGCCATCCGCCCCTCGGCCTTGGCACCGCGGGAACCTTGTTGCCCGACGCCGGTGGCGTCGACCGACACGTAACCGACCGTTTTCCCGTCGGCATCCTTGTGCCACGCCCACGGGGTCGACGGGCCGAACGTCTGGCCCGCATGTTGGGCTTCGGCCAACCGCTCGCCGGCGGCCTCGGTCGCCCGCTGGACCGTCGACTCACTCACTCGCAGACCGGCCAACCGCGGCAACACCGTGTCGGCGGCCGTGGCGAAACTATCCTCCAACCCGGACAGGCAGACGACCTCGTCGGCGGCCGGGGTCAGGTCGTGAGCCCGTAACCCGAGCACCCCGTCCAGGGGCGATATCCCGTGGTGGCAGTGCCGGCACAAGTAGTAGTGCCGGGAGTACTCGAGCGGACCGAACAGGCTGACCAATTGACGGGACTTGAATCCCTTGCACCGGGCCGATTCCCGGCAGTGCGGGCACGTCATGGTCGACCCCTGGTACCCCCTTTTTTCCGCTCGTCGAGAGCGGTCTGAAGACTCCGGGCGGCCAGTTCGTGGACCCGATCCCGGAGTTCGAACTCGGTCTTCCCGAGGAGTTGATCGTCGGACTTACTGGCGAACAGGCGGGCGACCCGCTTGGCTTCCTCGCAGAACAGATCCTGGAACCGCTGGTAGAGTTCGTCGGCCCGTTGCTCTTGTTCCGGGGTCAGAGTGAGTGTGTCCATGACGGGGCTCGGGGGGTTCGGACGGGGATTTTTAACCTCACCAAAATGCCACCATTAGAGTATCAAAAAATCCGCCCCCTTTTGAGCTGCCCACCCTCAGGCCGCTCGCCAGATCATTTTCTGTTCCATTTTCGGCCCCGGCTGGGCCGTTCAACCCCCTGTCCCGCTCGGTGCGCGGGACGACATGGTTGATACCCGGACGTGGCCGACCCCGAGCCCACCGATACCCATTGCCGACCCGCCGGCGTGTGACGACACGCCAGCCGGCCGGTCGCTCCGGCAGAGACTCGCGGGGTGGAGGGACCACTTGGCCGAGCAACGAACCCGTCGGTGGATCGCGCTGCAGGAGGCCAGTGCCAGCCCGTTCGTCGACCCCGAACCGACCGAGCCCGATTCGTCGTGCAACTTCCAACTCCAGTGTCCGGGGTTCGACGCGGGCGGGAACAACGGTGGCGCTCCTTGTGGCGAGTGGTTCTGCCCGCATTGCCACGGCCGGTTCCTGGTGGAGGTGTATACCCACCTCCTTTGCGTCGCGCACAACAACCCCGGGGCGCGGGTGTGGATCGGCAAAACGGACCTCCTTCTGGGACGCGCAGCGGCGCCCCTGTGCGCGGCCTTTCGTTTAACGAGGATACTGGACGGGTGGCCGGACGCTCCCGCGTCGTATCCCCCGGGTCGCGACTACTTCCGTGACTCGCCCGGGCGGGTCCTGGCCGGGTACGCGGTCCGGTGGCCGGTTGTCCGGGACAGGGTCCCCAAATGCTCGTGGCTCCTGCGGGAAGCCGCGCTCGGGATCATCGAGCCGTATCACGAGTTCGAGATGGGAAAGCCCTCGCGGAAACGACACACCCAGTCGTTGACGTCGTCCCCGGGCGGCGATGAGGCGGACGCCGGGGCGATCTTCCAGGCGCTCGCAAAAGTATTCTCTTTCCCGGACTGGGTGATGACCGATTCCCCGGCCACGGCGGCGGCGATGGTCAATGGCATGGGCAAAGCGGAAGTGCGCACGCCAGTCGGCAGGTCACCGACCCTGGCGCAAGCATCGCCCGGCGGAAGTACGCTTCTCGACGCGCGCCTCCTCGTGCCGTTCGAACACCGGGCCCGTGAGGTCGCCCAGCACCCGGGGGCGAAGACATCGTCCGGCCCGACCGGCCCGACCGTTCGGACGAAAGCGGACACATACTCTGAAGCCGCCCGGTCAGTGGGGATGATAACGCCGACCCATGTGGAGGAACTGGAATGGTTGGCCGCCATAGCCGAGAAGAACCGGCTTCGGATAGTCAGCCATTTCACTCAGGTTGCGAACAAGTGACGTGTCCAAATGGGGGAGCGGCCGGAGGCGCGACGGAGCTCAACGGACATCTCTCGGTTACCCGGCCCGACGGCGTTTGCCTGCCCCCGCGCCGTCCATTTCTAACCGACCCGGGTCCTGGTATCGTGGCCGCCTGTCGGGAGCGCCTGAATCCCGCTCGAAGGCCGCCGCGAACACGCCATGCGATGGTCGCGGCGGCCTTCGAGCGCGCCCCCCCGCCCTCCGCTGCCGGATGGCATCCGGCGTGGAAGTCGGTCGGCCGCGAATCGATGCCCGATGTCGTCTTGGCGGTGGTACTCCAATCGTCCCCCGAGCCACTAACGACCCGTCCGGTCACGCGTTCCCGTCCCGGGGTGCGGGGGGCGGCAAGTGCAGTGACCGGATCTCGTCCTCATTCTGCAGGGTCCCGCCCGCCCCAAGGATCATCAGCTCGTCCTCGTTGAGTGCCGCGGCCGTGTGCCGGAACTCGTTCAGGCGGCCGGGCAGGTCGGGCCCGCCGCCCCCCTCGGCCAAGGTCCACGGGATCGCGTCCAAGAGCATCTGGAGCCTCTGCTCCATGTCCGTCTGGGTCTTCCTGGCGGCCCCGGGGCTGTTCCGCTGCTCGATGATCCGGGCGTGGATCGCGAACAGCTCGGTCACGTTGAACCGGTTGATCTCGAACAGCTGGGCGGCCTGGGCCGACCGCCGGGCGATCGTCCGCTGCCAGTGGTCGTGGAACCACTCGTCGACTTCCTCGGGCGACTTCAGGGACCGGACGTCGGTCACCCCGGCGGTCAGCACGTCGACCATGAGCGGCCCACAGAAGTAGGCGAACAGCTTCAGGGTCCCGTCCGCCGCGGGGGCCGCCACGGCCCCGAGGTCGAACCCCCCGGGGCCGGCCGCCCGGGGCCGCGCCAGGGCCGGGATCAGGATCTGGGTGACGACCCAGTCGCGGGCGTCGAGTCGGTCGGTGACGTGAAAGAACAGGGCCTCGTACCACTCGACGGCGACCGGGTCGAGCCCGGTCCGGGCGGCGATGTTGGCGAACGACTGGCGGGCCAGAATTCGGGCCTCGACGACCGTCGCCAGGAGCGGCGGGACGTCGGCCGCCTGAAGCCGCTCGGCGGCCGCACACTCCGGGTACTCGGCCGCGGCGACGGCCGGGTCCGGGGCCGTCATCGACCGGTACCGGTACTGCTTGTACCGGCGGACGAACGCGTCGTCGGCCCGCCGGCACGGTAGCGGGCCGTCGGGGGCGAGGACCAACTCGTCGACCCGGTCGGCCCGCCACCGCGGGCTCCGGAATGGGTTGAGGAGGTCGATCGAGCCGCCCCGGGGGAGATGGTTCACGCGCGGACAACTCCTGACACCCGGCGGCGGCCGGGGCGGGCGGGGGTCCAGATAACCGGGCGCCCGCGCGGTGGCGAAATCCATCCGTGTTGGCCGCTCACCGGGCGGTCGAACCGCGCGGCCGCGGGCTTGCCGCCCGCCGTGTGCGGCCGGCCGCCGGGCGTCCGCTCCCGCCCTGGTCGCCGCGAGGGCAGGCAGGTGCTCGCTTCACCCGGGCCATCGTGGCCCGGTACCGGGTACAACCCTTGAACGCGGCCTGGAACGCGGCCTGGCACCTGGCAAACCGGGTCACGGCGGTGACCGTCGAGGACGGTTCCCGGGCGGCCAGCAGTTCGGCGTGGGTCAGCGCCAGGTGGGCCGCGACGGCGTGGTCGACGAGCAACCGGGCGGGCCCGTCCATTCCGTCCCACGAGAGCTCGGCCCGGGTCCGGGCCGCGTCCGCCCGGGCTGCCGCGGCGGCCACCGGGTCGCCGGCCCCGATTGCGTCCGCCCACTCCCGCTCAACCCGGGTCCGGGTCGTCCCAGCGACCTCGCACAGATCGGGGTACGCGGCGAGCAACCGGTCCAGGTCGGCGGCCGCCTTCGGGTCTCCCCGCCGGGCTTTCGCCCCGAGTTCGGCCAGGAGTTGTTTCCGGCCCTCGGGGCTGAAATGGGCCCACGGGGCCGGCGGGTTCGCCTGCGGCCGGTTCGACGAAGCTTTCGAGCCCACGGTGGAATCCTCTAAGAGGGACTGTTTGGTCGATCGCCGCCACTCGCCGCGGCGGCAGCGGAACCCGGCCCGGACGAAGGCGGCGGTCGCCAGGTCGCGGGCCCGGGCTCCCAATTCGGCGGCCGCCCGGTCGAGCGGGGCCACGGCAGCGACGGCGGCCCTTGCCTCGTCGCGGGCCGTCTTGGCAGCGGCGAGTTCGGCAGCCGCGGCTTGTGCGGCCGGCCCGCGGCCGAAGTAGACCTTGACCGGCCCCCGGCCGGGCACTCGGACCGACCGGTAGAAGTACCCGGTCGCCGCCCCCCGCTTTTTCTGGTCCCAGCCCATGTTGCACCACCCCGTTGGCAAGCCTGCACGGCATTCGTCTCGCCATCCTTGCAGGCTACCCGGTCCGAACACAACAGTTCGGGCCGGCCGCCGTCGCGACCCGCCCGTGGCAACATGCCCACAAAGCGGGACATGGGTGGCGGGGCCGAACGATTCAAAACGACTTTGGTTGGCTCGTGGGCGACCGCTGCGACAGGCCAGCCGGATGGGTCAACCGGGTTATGGGCTGTCCGGCTTTCACCGACCGAGCCGATCGGCAGGTTGGGAACCCGTCCCGGGCGAGACGCGGCATTGCCGGCAAGCGAAGGACACCAACCCCGCCGGACAGACGTGCCTCTTCCGCCGGTTGGGTTGTCATGATGGCAACGCCGCCCAAAACGACTCGTCCGATGCGTCGGCGGCCGACCGGCAACAGTCGTCCGCGGTGGCGACCCCGCGCGGGTCACGCCGCCCATCACCCCGCCCCGCCGCTCCTGAAACGAATTATTCGCCGCCACTGGGAGCGGCTGATCGAAGATCACACGACCCTGTTTGGTAATGAATTGTGTCGACGGGCCGGGGCGGAGGCGCAAACAAGGTCTGCTCGGCGTGGCCCGGTCGGAAGCGGTGATGACGGCAAGGTCTGCTGACCCCCGCGTCTGAGAGGAGAGGCCTGCCGACGAGCGTTGGGCCGGCGCACGGTGAGCCGGAGCGGCAAGCTCGCCTCGTGCGGCCTGTTTTGCGCTGCTGCGCGTTACCGCTTGCCGGTTATCTCCTTCGTCAGCGGGAGCGTGTACAGGTACACCGGCCGCTCCACGTCGTCCTCGGACGAGGTCACCTTGAATACCTGGTCCGGCTTCACCCCGGGGATCGGGAAGATGTGCGAGATGACGCGCGATCCCGGCTTCATCGTGCTCAACTGTGGCACCAACTTCGCGTTCAGCTTCTCGCCCAGGTACAGCGCGACGACCGTAAACGCGGACAGATCCGCCTTGAAGATGTCCGCTTCTTCGATCCGAACCAATCGGCCCACCGCGGCCTCCGTCACCGCGGCCCAGGACAGCCGCACGCACTCCGGGTCGAGGTCGTAACCGACCGCCTTGCACCCGAACGTCTGCGCGGCCGTCACCACGATCCGCCCGTCGCCGCAGCCCAAGTCCGCAACGACATCGTCCTTCGCCACCTTCGCCGCCCCCAACATCTTCCCCACCACGTCCTGCGGGGTCGGCACGAAGATCACGTCGGGCTCCCGGTTCGGCTCCCGGCCCTTCGGCTGCGGCTCCTTCGGGTCCGGTTTGGCACGCAGGTCGTAGCACCGCAGCACGCCCTGGTCGCGCAGGTACAGGTGGCCGTTCGCGACCACGGGAAACGTCCACGTCGGCTCCGTCGCCACGGGCGCGACCTTGAACTCCCCGCACCTCTTGTACGTCCCCTCGGCC from Fimbriiglobus ruber includes the following:
- a CDS encoding Mu transposase domain-containing protein produces the protein MSLPYSDAVYCQAFPRECTEVFLEGHVRTFAFFGGVPRRIAYDNTKTAVAKIVGGRDRVVTRAFARLRSPFLFASHFGLGRRPNEKGHVERRVEYARSNFLVPVPQVAGLDELNARLAAACRRDQERTTRGTPGTVGALLVEDRAAMRPVPTQGFEPRRVAEVAADSLSLVRFDTNSYAVPTKYAHRTRTVVGTVGEVRVVFEDRLVARHPRCWEREHYRFDPVHDLALLERKPGEFDFARPLENWALPECFGVLRRRLEADPADGSGTRGFIRVLRMLEHVSVAPLTDAVDAALAIGVTDPDSIRVIRADRPVPVFSLDGRPHLAGIRVAVTDVAAYGALLVGEGSR
- a CDS encoding DNA polymerase, yielding MELTVGNERVAFRPWQPTDGQVFRTPFAFHAETTTIDTMRPWATPAYVLGAGFDGKTGLFVPRDRLPAFWATHADVPIACHEARFHLAVVAAAVPSVDVYDRVDRNAVYDTWLMHRLLALGANGHTAAGVGESTLDRCVAEHLGETLPKSQTDSQGRVVRLSFGRWLRRPSADIEPVYLDCLARVTAATFLLFGRLRAGLERLLAESGGSWGYVSPDWLAAQVQRWGWQTHHIQVRASIVLRAVTANGLTLDLDRRDELTARLQAEATRLREELRLHGYLAGQPGAEAALQSILRRLERTLPGVTFPRTAGGKYATSREALGEQAARVPFLVTLASYQAIESLLGGFVSRVRKRVVHPSFDPLVRSGRTSSFGELNAQNLPREHGVRACIVPSPGHVFISADYATIEMATLAQALKSQFGLDSGLARALNTGRDPHRMVAARMTGKPESEVTNDERQRAKPINFGKPGGMGLAAVRQCAKASYGVDLDDGEAQKLSDACEDEFPELGDFLRPESDEGEAVAQLFGLTPASHHAHTRCRRFLDHPENASRADDPHSILGRMCLKVLKSDLPTTRAGVPYQSTDVDYFWSRVKGGLDHLPDQVRQAVRDRRPSPALLRAVREAADRAPVFTVTGRLRAGASFPARRNTVFQGLAADGAKLALWLLWRAGFRVVNFVHDEVLIEVPASEDLLAKAEQIRGLMIDGMRQVVPDIRIAVEYAACDRWYKGAKAVRSPDEKRLELWTPPGA
- a CDS encoding SAM-dependent methyltransferase: MVPTTRVTMTAAGGRLIHRTGNGQVTLTDVSAEGTYKRCGEFKVAPVATEPTWTFPVVANGHLYLRDQGVLRCYDLRAKPDPKEPQPKGREPNREPDVIFVPTPQDVVGKMLGAAKVAKDDVVADLGCGDGRIVVTAAQTFGCKAVGYDLDPECVRLSWAAVTEAAVGRLVRIEEADIFKADLSAFTVVALYLGEKLNAKLVPQLSTMKPGSRVISHIFPIPGVKPDQVFKVTSSEDDVERPVYLYTLPLTKEITGKR